One Vigna unguiculata cultivar IT97K-499-35 chromosome 11, ASM411807v1, whole genome shotgun sequence DNA window includes the following coding sequences:
- the LOC114168910 gene encoding acidic endochitinase-like, giving the protein MASQRLAFIITFLLTLSTFSSSRADNGGIAVYWGQNLNEGDLTTACNTGNYEIVLLAFLTQFGAGRTPAWNFAGHCDNGAVKHCTELETEIKYCQGLGIKVLLSIGGDSPNYSLSSPEDAKEVANYLYTNFLSGQYGPLGSVTLDGVDFDIERTEDYWDNLARELDYFRQTTGRYFYLSAAPQCPTDPIYYLGKAIATELFDYIFVQFYNNPSCSVVSGIPALLSSWDRWVSLVASNNSLFVGLPAAPSAGNGYISPADLNTQVLPYVKQAPNYGGVMLWDRYRDLQNGFSNSILPNVIKSKLKVSVVSVSDAIYRCVSKALNRVLDY; this is encoded by the exons ATGGCGTCTCAGAGACTAGCTTTTATCATCACATTTCTCTTAACCCTTTCCACTTTCTCTTCCTCACGCGCTGACAATGGTGGCATTGCCGTGTACTGGGGACAAAACCTTAACGAAGGCGATTTGACAACCGCATGTAACACGGGTAACTATGAGATTGTGCTCCTCGCTTTCCTCACCCAGTTCGGTGCAGGGAGAACCCCAGCTTGGAACTTCGCCGGTCACTGCGACAATGGTGCCGTCAAACACTGCACTGAACTAGAGACCGAAATAAAATACTGCCAG GGGCTAGGCATCAAAGTGCTCCTTTCAATCGGAGGAGACAGTCCGAACTACTCACTAAGCTCGCCGGAGGATGCAAAGGAGGTGGCCAACTACCTCTACACCAACTTCCTCAGCGGCCAATACGGTCCACTGGGAAGCGTGACGCTCGACGGCGTCGACTTCGACATCGAAAGGACGGAGGATTACTGGGACAACCTCGCCAGGGAACTCGACTACTTCCGACAAACGACGGGGCGTTACTTTTACTTGTCCGCAGCCCCTCAGTGCCCTACAGACCCAATCTACTATCTCGGCAAAGCCATCGCCACCGAACTCTTCGACTACATCTTCGTTCAGTTCTACAACAACCCTAGTTGCTCCGTCGTCAGTGGCATCCCCGCCCTCTTGAGCTCCTGGGACAGGTGGGTGAGCTTGGTCGCCTCCAACAACTCGCTCTTCGTGGGCCTGCCGGCAGCGCCCAGCGCCGGCAACGGTTACATTTCGCCGGCGGATCTCAACACCCAGGTGCTTCCGTACGTGAAGCAAGCCCCCAACTACGGGGGAGTGATGCTGTGGGATAGATACCGCGATCTTCAGAACGGTTTCAGCAATAGCATACTGCCCAATGTGATTAAATCTAAGTTGAAGGTGTCTGTGGTGTCCGTTTCCGACGCAATTTACCGGTGTGTGTCCAAGGCGTTGAACCGCGTCTTAGATTACTAG
- the LOC114168489 gene encoding acidic endochitinase has product MKSNMASLKQVSPLLLPLLLIFISLFKPSHAGGIAVYWGQNGNEGSLADACNTGNYKYVNIAFLSAFGGGQTPQLNLAGHCNPSINNCNVFSDQIKGCQSRGIKVLLSLGGASGSYSLSSADDATQVANYIWNNFLGGQSSSRPLGDAVLDGVDFDIEAGSGNHWDDLARSLKGHNSQLLLAAAPQCPIPDAHLDSAIKTGLFDYVWVQFYNNPPCQYSSGNTNSLISSWNQWTSSQAKQLFLGVPASTAAAGSGFIPANDLISQVLPAIKGSSKYGGVMLWDRFNDVQTQYSDAIKGSV; this is encoded by the coding sequence ATGAAATCAAACATGGCTTCCCTCAAACAAGTTTCACCCTTGTTACTCCCTCTGTTGCTCATTTTCATTTCCCTCTTCAAACCCTCCCACGCCGGAGGAATTGCCGTCTACTGGGGTCAAAACGGCAACGAGGGCTCTCTGGCCGACGCATGCAACACCGGCAACTACAAATACGTCAACATAGCATTCTTGTCCGCGTTCGGCGGCGGCCAGACCCCGCAACTGAACCTCGCCGGCCACTGCAACCCCTCTATCAACAACTGCAACGTGTTCAGCGACCAGATCAAGGGGTGCCAGAGCAGAGGCATCAAAGTGCTCCTCTCACTAGGCGGCGCCAGCGGCAGCTACTCCCTCAGCTCCGCCGACGACGCAACACAAGTTGCCAACTACATCTGGAACAACTTTCTCGGCGGGCAGTCGAGCTCTCGTCCTCTCGGCGACGCCGTATTAGACGGCGTCGATTTCGACATCGAAGCAGGCAGCGGCAACCATTGGGATGATCTCGCAAGATCCCTGAAAGGGCATAATTCACAGTTGCTCTTAGCTGCTGCACCGCAGTGTCCGATCCCTGATGCCCACTTGGATTCTGCCATCAAAACCGGTCTCTTTGACTATGTGTGGGTGCAATTCTACAACAACCCTCCTTGCCAGTATTCGAGTGGCAACACCAACAGCCTCATCAGTTCGTGGAACCAGTGGACCTCGAGCCAGGCGAAGCAACTGTTTTTGGGAGTGCCGGCTTCTACAGCCGCTGCCGGAAGTGGGTTTATTCCTGCTAATGATTTAATCTCTCAGGTTCTTCCTGCCATCAAGGGTTCTTCCAAATATGGTGGAGTCATGCTGTGGGACAGATTCAATGATGTTCAAACTCAATACAGTGATGCTATCAAAGGAagtgtttag